One Streptomyces lincolnensis genomic region harbors:
- a CDS encoding Tat pathway signal sequence domain protein, translated as MRELVHRHLGKVVAGAAIAVAGTAVMIGITLPGTAGADDTGGTGGGTRAAQQAGQGQEQGQGPGAAVEPGVVAQAPAEGEKGQGRDPLTGDEITRVEKLAVNQQLFTTSEDVEGERGPQRLTVDLAEPEADEVDAADAPRRADVTFYDYRDDTLVTRTVDLDSGKVVRTDTQRGVQPPPSRAENIEAANLLLADPLGAGLKADYKDATGKDLTSTDQLRLSGGIYRASAGAQPAALDSCGEHRCVRLFVKVDKGPWIDARSLVVDLSARKVVDLGR; from the coding sequence GTGCGCGAGCTAGTGCACCGTCATCTGGGCAAGGTGGTGGCCGGTGCGGCCATAGCGGTGGCCGGGACCGCCGTGATGATCGGGATCACCCTGCCGGGCACGGCGGGGGCCGACGACACGGGGGGCACCGGCGGCGGCACCCGGGCCGCACAGCAGGCGGGACAGGGCCAGGAACAGGGGCAGGGGCCGGGCGCCGCCGTCGAGCCCGGTGTCGTCGCCCAGGCCCCGGCCGAGGGCGAGAAGGGCCAGGGCCGCGACCCGCTGACCGGCGACGAGATCACGCGGGTCGAGAAACTCGCCGTGAACCAGCAGCTGTTCACCACCAGTGAGGACGTCGAGGGCGAGCGCGGCCCCCAGCGCCTCACCGTGGACCTCGCCGAGCCCGAGGCCGACGAGGTCGACGCCGCGGACGCGCCCCGGCGCGCCGACGTCACGTTCTACGACTACCGGGACGACACCCTCGTCACCAGGACCGTCGACCTCGACAGCGGCAAGGTCGTACGGACCGACACCCAGCGCGGCGTCCAGCCGCCGCCGAGCCGGGCCGAGAACATCGAGGCGGCGAACCTCCTGCTCGCCGACCCGCTCGGCGCGGGCCTCAAGGCGGACTACAAGGACGCCACCGGCAAGGACCTCACCTCCACCGACCAGCTCCGGCTCAGCGGCGGGATCTACCGCGCCAGTGCGGGCGCCCAGCCGGCCGCGCTCGACAGCTGCGGCGAGCACCGGTGCGTGCGGCTCTTCGTGAAGGTCGACAAGGGGCCGTGGATCGACGCCCGGTCCCTGGTGGTCGACCTGAGCGCCCGCAAGGTCGTCGACCTCGGCCGCTGA
- the glgX gene encoding glycogen debranching protein GlgX, translated as MQVWPGEAYPLGATYDGAGTNFAVFSEAADRVELCLLHDDGSETAVELRESDAFVRHAYLPGVMPGQRYGFRAHGPYAPERGLRCNSAKLLLDPYARAISGSIGWGEEVYGYHFDAPDRRNDLDSAPHMMTSVVVNPYFDWGDDRRPRIGYHETVIYEAHVKGLTMSHPGLPEELRGTYAALAHPAIIEHLVELGVTTLELMPVHQFVNDHRLVDMGLNNYWGYNTIGFFAPHNAYASWGDRGQQVLEFKSAVRALHEAGIEVILDVVYNHTAEGNHLGPTLSFKGLDNPQYYRLTDDPRYYMDTTGTGNSLLMRSPHVLQLIMDSLRYWVTDMHVDGFRFDLAATLARQFHEVDRLSSFFDLVQQDPVVSQVKLIAEPWDVGEGGYQVGNFPPLWTEWNGMYRDTVRDLWRGDTRSLAEFASRLTGSSDLYQDDGRRPLASINFVTCHDGFTLHDLVSYNDKHNDANGEDNRDGESHNRSWNCGVEGDTDDPDVLELRARQMRNFIATLMLSQGVPMISHGDEVARTQRGNNNAYCQDSELAWVRWPEEDAGIGAELLAFTRAMVWLRKDHPVFRRRRFFHGRPVEGTHDELSDIAWFTPEGPEMTQRDWDSARASALTVFLNGNAISEPGPRGERVADDSFLLMFNASPGTLDFVVPVNHGRQWQVVVDTSRPDGLPADPGAKVQAGDRLTLVDRSMTVLQRPV; from the coding sequence ATGCAGGTCTGGCCTGGAGAGGCGTATCCACTCGGTGCCACGTACGACGGCGCCGGCACCAACTTCGCGGTCTTCTCGGAGGCCGCGGACCGAGTAGAGCTGTGTCTGCTGCACGACGACGGCTCGGAGACGGCGGTGGAACTGCGGGAGAGCGACGCGTTCGTACGGCACGCGTACCTCCCCGGCGTGATGCCGGGCCAGCGCTACGGCTTCCGGGCGCACGGCCCGTACGCCCCCGAGCGCGGGCTGCGGTGCAACTCGGCGAAGCTGCTGCTCGACCCCTACGCGCGCGCGATCAGCGGATCCATCGGCTGGGGCGAGGAGGTGTACGGCTACCACTTCGACGCCCCCGACCGGCGCAACGACCTGGACTCGGCGCCGCACATGATGACGTCGGTCGTGGTCAACCCGTACTTCGACTGGGGCGACGACCGGCGGCCGCGCATCGGGTACCACGAGACGGTGATCTACGAGGCGCATGTCAAGGGCCTCACGATGAGCCACCCGGGGCTGCCGGAGGAACTGCGCGGGACCTACGCCGCCCTGGCGCATCCCGCGATCATCGAGCACCTGGTGGAACTGGGCGTCACCACCCTGGAGTTGATGCCGGTCCACCAGTTCGTGAACGACCACCGCCTGGTGGACATGGGTCTGAACAACTACTGGGGCTACAACACCATCGGCTTCTTCGCCCCGCACAACGCGTACGCCTCCTGGGGCGACCGCGGCCAGCAGGTCCTGGAGTTCAAGTCGGCGGTGCGGGCCCTGCACGAGGCGGGCATAGAGGTGATCCTCGACGTGGTCTACAACCACACCGCCGAGGGCAACCACCTGGGCCCGACGCTGTCCTTCAAGGGCCTCGACAACCCGCAGTACTACCGGCTGACGGACGATCCGCGCTACTACATGGACACCACGGGCACCGGGAACTCGCTGCTCATGCGCTCCCCGCACGTCCTTCAGCTGATCATGGACTCGCTGCGGTACTGGGTGACCGACATGCATGTCGACGGGTTCCGCTTCGATCTCGCGGCGACGCTGGCGCGGCAGTTCCACGAGGTGGACCGGCTGTCGTCGTTCTTCGACCTGGTGCAGCAGGATCCGGTGGTCTCCCAGGTGAAGCTGATCGCCGAGCCGTGGGACGTCGGCGAGGGCGGCTACCAGGTGGGCAACTTCCCGCCGCTGTGGACCGAGTGGAACGGCATGTACCGCGACACCGTGCGGGACCTGTGGCGGGGCGACACCCGCTCGCTCGCGGAGTTCGCGTCCCGGCTGACCGGGTCCTCCGACCTGTACCAGGACGACGGGCGGCGCCCTCTGGCCTCCATCAACTTCGTGACCTGCCACGACGGCTTCACGCTGCACGACCTCGTGTCGTACAACGACAAGCACAACGACGCCAACGGCGAGGACAACCGGGACGGCGAGAGCCACAACCGGTCCTGGAACTGCGGCGTGGAGGGTGACACCGACGACCCGGACGTACTGGAGCTGCGGGCCCGGCAGATGCGGAACTTCATCGCCACGCTGATGCTGTCCCAGGGCGTGCCGATGATCAGCCACGGCGACGAGGTCGCGCGCACCCAGCGCGGCAACAACAACGCGTACTGCCAGGACAGCGAGCTGGCCTGGGTCCGGTGGCCGGAGGAGGACGCCGGGATCGGCGCCGAACTGCTGGCGTTCACGCGCGCGATGGTGTGGCTGCGCAAGGACCATCCGGTGTTCCGGCGGCGGCGCTTCTTCCACGGGCGGCCGGTGGAGGGCACCCACGACGAGTTGTCCGACATCGCCTGGTTCACGCCCGAGGGCCCGGAGATGACCCAGCGGGACTGGGACTCGGCGCGGGCCTCCGCCCTCACCGTGTTCCTCAACGGCAACGCCATCTCCGAGCCCGGTCCCCGCGGCGAGCGGGTCGCCGACGACTCGTTCCTGCTGATGTTCAACGCCTCGCCCGGGACGCTGGACTTCGTGGTGCCGGTCAACCACGGCCGCCAGTGGCAGGTGGTCGTCGACACCTCCCGCCCGGACGGGCTGCCGGCGGACCCGGGGGCCAAGGTGCAGGCCGGGGACCGGCTGACGCTGGTGGACCGGAGCATGACGGTGTTGCAGCGGCCGGTGTGA
- a CDS encoding copper amine oxidase, translating to MRVNRLSPARRRTAVGLTVAGLAAGLTTGTAPAAAEPKAAPAAAAAECSAAYRIEQKLAGGTTWRMCWRYDNKAGLVLENISYQPKGETRPIKVLNSARLGQIHVPYDDGQHEYDDLTGEGFAQGLMPLAPAECPGGTIRSVKVMDAWNETSSDVTGLCSTTRSRGHAYRMQTDPESKVHQAQGKDLLVYTVNQVGWYEYITEWRFQDDGTLHMNVGATGSLSWDDYDAGDGRGWPIGKGRKAAATSHSHNAFWRLDFGLDGSSRNRVEQYDSAVTAPAPGQEAPTTKTTRTKVTKELAGDAEPYRWWRVVSAIGRNKDGHARSYEIVPGASTKYPGRSYTKHDLYFTQYNRCELFATHNPGACGAGAGKSVDKWVDGQDLTHPVAWMNIGFHHIARDEDQQPMPVHWQGFSVVPRDVTAMNPLTPADLAWQNGHWEDRG from the coding sequence ATGCGCGTGAACAGACTCAGCCCTGCCCGCCGGCGGACGGCCGTGGGCCTCACCGTGGCCGGGCTCGCCGCCGGACTGACCACCGGCACCGCCCCGGCCGCCGCCGAACCGAAGGCCGCCCCCGCGGCGGCCGCCGCCGAGTGCAGCGCCGCCTACCGCATCGAGCAGAAGCTCGCCGGCGGCACCACCTGGCGGATGTGCTGGCGCTACGACAACAAGGCCGGACTCGTCCTGGAGAACATCTCCTACCAGCCCAAGGGCGAGACCCGGCCGATCAAGGTCCTCAACAGCGCCCGGCTCGGCCAGATCCACGTCCCCTACGACGACGGACAGCACGAGTACGACGACCTGACGGGCGAGGGCTTCGCCCAGGGCCTGATGCCCCTGGCGCCGGCCGAGTGCCCCGGCGGCACCATCAGGAGCGTCAAGGTCATGGACGCCTGGAACGAGACGAGTTCCGACGTCACCGGCCTGTGCTCCACCACCCGCTCCCGCGGCCACGCCTACCGCATGCAGACCGACCCCGAGAGCAAGGTCCACCAGGCCCAGGGCAAGGACCTGCTCGTCTACACCGTCAACCAGGTCGGCTGGTACGAGTACATCACCGAGTGGCGCTTCCAGGACGACGGCACCCTCCACATGAACGTCGGGGCGACCGGCAGCCTGTCCTGGGACGACTACGACGCCGGCGACGGACGTGGCTGGCCCATCGGCAAGGGCCGCAAGGCCGCCGCCACCAGCCACAGCCACAATGCCTTCTGGCGGCTCGACTTCGGCCTCGACGGCTCCTCCAGGAACCGCGTCGAGCAGTACGACTCGGCCGTCACCGCCCCCGCGCCCGGGCAGGAGGCACCCACCACCAAGACCACCCGCACCAAGGTCACCAAGGAACTCGCCGGCGACGCCGAGCCGTACCGCTGGTGGCGGGTGGTCAGCGCGATCGGCAGGAACAAGGACGGGCACGCGCGGTCCTACGAGATCGTCCCCGGCGCCTCCACCAAATACCCGGGCCGCAGCTACACCAAGCACGACCTCTACTTCACCCAGTACAACCGGTGCGAGCTGTTCGCCACCCACAACCCCGGTGCCTGCGGCGCCGGAGCGGGCAAGTCCGTCGACAAATGGGTCGACGGACAGGACCTCACGCACCCGGTGGCCTGGATGAACATCGGGTTCCACCACATCGCCAGGGACGAGGACCAGCAGCCCATGCCGGTCCACTGGCAGGGCTTCTCCGTCGTCCCGCGCGACGTCACCGCTATGAATCCGCTCACTCCCGCCGACCTCGCCTGGCAGAACGGGCACTGGGAGGACCGGGGTTGA